A genomic segment from Klebsiella africana encodes:
- a CDS encoding non-oxidative hydroxyarylic acid decarboxylases subunit D → MICPRCADEKIEVMATSPVKGVWTVYQCQHCLYTWRNTEPLRRTSREHYPEAFRMTQKDIDEAPQVPHVPPLLSEDKR, encoded by the coding sequence ATGATTTGTCCACGTTGCGCCGATGAAAAAATTGAAGTCATGGCGACATCGCCGGTGAAAGGGGTCTGGACCGTGTATCAGTGCCAGCACTGTCTTTATACCTGGCGAAATACCGAGCCGCTGCGCCGCACCAGTCGCGAACACTATCCGGAAGCGTTCCGCATGACGCAGAAAGATATTGATGAGGCGCCGCAGGTGCCGCACGTACCGCCGCTATTGTCGGAAGATAAGCGTTAA
- a CDS encoding Hok/Gef family protein, producing MLTKYALVAIIVLCITVLGFTLLVHSSLCELSIKERNIEFKAVLAYESKK from the coding sequence ATGCTGACAAAATATGCCCTTGTGGCAATCATCGTACTCTGTATTACGGTACTGGGATTTACGCTGTTGGTGCACAGCTCACTGTGCGAGCTGAGTATTAAAGAGCGTAATATTGAGTTTAAAGCTGTTCTCGCTTACGAATCGAAGAAGTAG